A genomic window from Sulfurimonas sp. includes:
- the rplL gene encoding 50S ribosomal protein L7/L12: MAVTKEDVLEFISGLSVLELSELVKEFEEKFGVSAQPVAVAGGAAAGGEAAEEKTEFDVVLTDAGAKKIGVIKVVRGLTGLGLKEAKEACEATPSVIKEGVDKETAEAAKAELEEAGATVEVK; the protein is encoded by the coding sequence ATGGCTGTAACTAAAGAAGACGTATTAGAGTTTATCTCAGGACTTTCTGTATTAGAACTTTCTGAGCTTGTAAAAGAGTTTGAAGAAAAATTTGGTGTATCTGCACAACCTGTTGCTGTAGCTGGTGGAGCTGCTGCTGGTGGTGAAGCTGCTGAAGAAAAAACTGAGTTTGATGTTGTATTAACTGACGCTGGTGCTAAGAAAATCGGTGTTATTAAAGTAGTTCGTGGTCTTACTGGTCTTGGACTAAAAGAAGCTAAAGAAGCATGTGAAGCTACTCCATCTGTAATCAAAGAAGGTGTAGATAAAGAAACTGCTGAAGCTGCTAAAGCTGAGCTTGAAGAAGCTGGTGCTACAGTAGAAGTTAAATAA